One Spirochaeta africana DSM 8902 genomic window carries:
- the yajC gene encoding preprotein translocase subunit YajC, with amino-acid sequence MGQNLFSLPLFQAAAPAAGAQGGGQLMMTVVTFGLVFLIFYFLILRPQNKRQKQQTQMQESLKKGDKVVTIGGIRGVIVTVKEDSVVLKVDENAKMEFNRSAISSVLNSKENSENA; translated from the coding sequence ATGGGACAGAATCTATTCTCACTCCCGCTCTTTCAGGCTGCTGCACCCGCAGCAGGTGCTCAGGGCGGCGGACAATTAATGATGACAGTGGTTACCTTCGGGCTGGTTTTTCTGATTTTCTATTTCCTGATCTTGCGCCCTCAGAACAAGCGCCAGAAACAGCAGACCCAGATGCAGGAGTCACTGAAAAAGGGTGACAAGGTTGTCACTATCGGTGGTATCCGCGGCGTCATTGTAACGGTAAAAGAGGATTCCGTTGTACTGAAGGTAGACGAGAACGCGAAGATGGAATTCAACCGTTCGGCTATTTCCAGCGTACTGAATTCCAAAGAGAATTCCGAGAACGCATAA
- the secD gene encoding protein translocase subunit SecD: MSKRFRFLTILVFVGIAAAFLYPTVDWYFFVPEDMKELAAGSRVQIRDYAQRQAREELELLTTAAAAGSPEDYSEVFPHVVTAARRSYRERGMERPSVWTAENMVRGFRAQQDLYDVLEAHHRETIMSLKDRKNRIIELGLDLSGGVAVTLEADRESLAARLGREPSGEEMSQAIDLAVEILTNRIDQFGVTEPQIRRQDDNRISIEIPGDDDAERVNSFLMGRGSLNFHIVDDEATEQLMELQRNNPGWNPNIDGTPDFVPAGSRVVEFVTRDAFGIDQTERWIVIREDLQEFGLDGSHITEAQVSRNPITNEPTVNFVLDSEGSDIFARLTRDNVNSSMAVVMDNRVRSHAVIREEIPTGNVQISGGFTVEEANDLATVLRTAALPVDLNIINQTSVGASLGAEAIRMGLMSIAVGFSLVIAFMLLYYRRAGLVAVLALVLNLFFIMALLSAFNLTLTLTSIAGIILTVGMAVDANVIIYERIREEYRLGKSAQASIETGYQKAFWTVMDANITTFIAAVFLSQLGTGPIQGFAITLAVGIVCSMFTALFVSRLVFDVGTDVFKRKKLKIGWGV; the protein is encoded by the coding sequence ATGAGTAAACGATTCCGCTTTCTGACGATCCTGGTATTCGTTGGTATTGCTGCTGCCTTTCTGTACCCGACAGTTGACTGGTACTTTTTTGTCCCGGAGGACATGAAGGAGCTGGCAGCAGGTTCGCGAGTGCAGATCCGAGACTATGCCCAGCGACAGGCACGTGAAGAGCTTGAACTGCTGACAACCGCAGCCGCAGCTGGCAGCCCCGAGGATTACAGCGAAGTATTTCCGCATGTGGTAACCGCAGCGCGCCGCAGCTATCGCGAGCGGGGCATGGAACGCCCATCGGTATGGACTGCAGAGAACATGGTGCGCGGATTTCGCGCTCAGCAGGACCTCTATGATGTGCTGGAGGCCCATCATCGGGAAACCATCATGAGTCTGAAAGACCGCAAGAACAGGATTATCGAGCTCGGGCTCGACCTGTCCGGCGGTGTGGCAGTTACCCTGGAGGCCGATCGCGAAAGCCTTGCAGCCCGCCTTGGTCGTGAGCCAAGCGGCGAGGAGATGTCCCAGGCCATCGATCTGGCGGTAGAGATCCTGACCAACCGGATCGACCAGTTCGGGGTTACCGAACCCCAGATTCGCCGGCAGGACGACAACCGCATCTCGATCGAGATTCCCGGCGATGACGATGCCGAGCGGGTGAACTCCTTCCTGATGGGGCGCGGCAGCCTGAACTTTCACATAGTAGATGACGAGGCTACCGAGCAGCTGATGGAGCTGCAGCGCAACAATCCCGGTTGGAACCCGAATATTGACGGTACACCGGATTTTGTCCCGGCCGGTTCCCGGGTGGTCGAGTTCGTGACCCGTGATGCCTTCGGGATTGATCAGACCGAGCGCTGGATTGTGATCCGCGAGGATCTGCAGGAGTTCGGGCTTGATGGTTCCCATATCACCGAGGCGCAGGTAAGCCGTAACCCGATCACCAATGAGCCGACGGTCAACTTCGTACTGGACTCCGAGGGGAGCGATATCTTTGCGCGGCTGACCCGTGACAACGTGAACTCCTCTATGGCAGTGGTCATGGACAATCGGGTGCGATCCCACGCGGTTATTCGCGAGGAGATCCCGACCGGCAACGTACAGATCTCCGGCGGCTTCACCGTGGAAGAAGCCAACGATCTGGCGACCGTGCTGCGAACCGCTGCCTTGCCGGTTGATCTGAACATCATCAATCAGACCTCGGTTGGCGCCAGTCTGGGGGCCGAGGCAATCCGGATGGGGCTTATGTCGATTGCGGTAGGTTTCAGTCTGGTTATTGCCTTTATGCTGCTGTATTACCGGCGTGCCGGTCTGGTTGCGGTGCTGGCACTGGTACTGAACCTGTTCTTTATCATGGCACTGCTGTCGGCCTTCAACCTGACCCTGACCCTGACCAGTATTGCAGGTATCATCCTGACGGTGGGTATGGCGGTTGATGCTAATGTAATCATCTACGAGCGTATCCGCGAGGAATACCGTCTTGGCAAGTCTGCCCAGGCCTCGATAGAAACCGGGTACCAGAAGGCCTTCTGGACGGTTATGGATGCCAATATTACGACCTTTATCGCAGCGGTGTTTCTGAGCCAGCTGGGTACCGGGCCGATTCAGGGGTTCGCAATTACCCTGGCGGTTGGTATTGTCTGCTCGATGTTTACCGCACTGTTTGTATCGCGCCTGGTGTTTGATGTTGGCACCGATGTGTTCAAGCGCAAGAAGCTGAAGATTGGATGGGGTGTATAA
- the secF gene encoding protein translocase subunit SecF, with protein MKRAIPFTKYRFAALVFSLLVITAGIAMTVSQGGFNLGIDFQPGLRMQVQLDGQNVTPEEVSAAVRSLTDIQAVQVGDPADQSFMVRVQDDGDIADFSVVTAEQLLDLLKAAFGEVEVQETAYVGPRFSQDLTGNAIWLLIGVFGLILAYIWFRFRLTYAASAIVTLVHDVIVMLGVIGAFQLEVTTATIAAVLTIIGYSLNDTIVIFDRIRENETLLREAPHTQVIDTSITQSLTRTIITSVTTLLAVGAIYVFAVGEIQLFALNLMVGIVVGTYSSIFVASPALLVFTKQKKKRRAKKAVQDGDAPAAAAPAKAGSKTANEVSFAEKKAMIEQMAQKRSANKAGTGKPKKGKKK; from the coding sequence ATGAAGCGAGCAATTCCTTTTACTAAATACCGGTTTGCTGCTCTGGTTTTTTCACTGCTGGTGATTACTGCCGGGATTGCAATGACGGTTTCGCAGGGTGGGTTCAATCTCGGGATTGATTTTCAGCCGGGTCTGCGCATGCAGGTTCAGCTGGACGGGCAGAATGTTACCCCGGAAGAGGTAAGCGCGGCGGTACGCAGCCTTACCGATATCCAGGCGGTTCAGGTTGGCGATCCTGCCGATCAGAGCTTTATGGTTCGGGTGCAGGACGACGGCGATATTGCAGATTTCAGCGTGGTTACTGCCGAGCAGCTGCTGGACCTGCTGAAGGCTGCTTTTGGCGAGGTAGAGGTCCAGGAGACGGCCTATGTCGGGCCGCGCTTCAGTCAAGACCTGACCGGTAACGCTATCTGGCTGCTGATTGGTGTTTTCGGACTGATCCTGGCCTATATCTGGTTCCGGTTCCGTCTCACCTATGCTGCCTCGGCAATCGTTACCCTGGTGCACGACGTTATTGTTATGCTGGGGGTGATCGGGGCCTTTCAGCTCGAGGTGACTACCGCGACTATTGCGGCTGTACTCACCATTATCGGGTACTCGCTGAATGACACCATCGTTATCTTTGATCGTATCCGCGAAAACGAGACCCTGCTGCGCGAGGCCCCGCATACCCAGGTAATCGATACATCGATTACCCAGTCGCTGACGCGAACGATTATTACATCGGTTACCACCCTGCTGGCTGTGGGCGCCATCTATGTCTTTGCTGTCGGCGAGATTCAGCTGTTCGCACTGAACCTGATGGTGGGTATCGTGGTTGGTACCTACTCCTCGATTTTCGTTGCCAGTCCGGCTCTGCTGGTGTTTACCAAGCAAAAGAAGAAGCGACGGGCTAAAAAGGCGGTGCAGGACGGCGATGCCCCGGCAGCAGCTGCACCGGCCAAAGCCGGCAGTAAAACTGCCAACGAGGTCAGCTTTGCCGAGAAGAAGGCCATGATCGAGCAGATGGCGCAGAAACGCAGCGCCAACAAGGCCGGTACCGGCAAGCCGAAAAAGGGCAAAAAGAAGTAG
- a CDS encoding amino acid permease: MKRFGTFSGVFVPSFEAILGAVLFLILPLLVGQVGMVNMLIIVVLANTATLATGFSIADSATNLADVGGGGMYAVSKQSLGRAFGGSIGVQIYIAQAVSIGFYCIGFAEPLEPLLRQFAPAAAIIEQYGLSSLQTRQVIATLFAVVGLIVALVGADFVSGLQMIILVVLSAAVLAIFVSPLMNPTYEGSRLFAAAPNLTGSGVRIGFAAAFAIFFPAVTGIDAGVGMSGSLKTPQRSLVIGTFAAIGVTTAVYLGVTVVFGFVDPQLLLPRNGQTVTTLDLFSQTPVLPLVLMAGILLATSSSALSYFLTAPRTLQALIADNVMPRQTGFLGRDFRAGGSEPRIAALLTFAITTGVIWSGDISFISMVVGICFLVVYGWVNFAAFLEHISGNPSFRPSSRGHWLISLYGFLLCLGIIALFNIWVGIAVLAFQVTIFSLILRYKTGSQLEGVWWGALFALMQWLFGRMGKIIQGTKNWRPIVGTFAFHDRPNQIDGMLEMGKRLAEYKGIVSMHVLADRGEDDAEIELRTPTTAHVLRYNGDSVNTMLSGIIQSVPAAGFGMNTVMLPVDPRFDAASLIEYALRLDKHVLLYKPAGMTEVDGVTRYNRIDVWWKGAENGSLMALLAHVVRYNDMKRKQTPSRIRFLRKLWGEESTDEARREMQELLRVARLDGEVVIIDQDDQPIAATVCSYSSDARLVFLGLPGKPAESGKAAGSLTRFFNIDRKIFQKNFEPYAQMPEMLFVKAAHVLDLRE; encoded by the coding sequence ATGAAGCGCTTTGGTACCTTTAGCGGGGTTTTTGTCCCCAGTTTCGAGGCAATCCTCGGGGCCGTGCTGTTCCTGATCCTGCCATTACTGGTTGGCCAGGTAGGGATGGTGAATATGCTGATCATTGTGGTGCTGGCAAACACCGCTACCCTGGCAACCGGCTTTTCTATAGCCGATTCAGCCACCAATCTGGCTGATGTAGGCGGCGGCGGGATGTATGCGGTGTCCAAGCAGTCGCTGGGGCGTGCCTTTGGCGGTTCAATCGGTGTGCAGATCTATATTGCCCAGGCCGTGTCGATCGGCTTTTACTGCATCGGTTTTGCCGAACCGCTGGAGCCCCTGCTGCGACAGTTCGCGCCGGCCGCAGCAATTATCGAGCAGTACGGACTGAGTTCGCTGCAGACGCGGCAGGTTATTGCCACCCTGTTTGCCGTAGTTGGGCTGATTGTTGCCCTGGTGGGTGCCGATTTCGTTTCCGGACTGCAGATGATCATTCTGGTGGTCCTTTCGGCAGCGGTGCTGGCCATCTTTGTTTCACCACTGATGAACCCGACCTACGAAGGCAGCCGGCTGTTTGCGGCTGCACCGAATCTGACGGGCTCAGGTGTCAGGATCGGGTTTGCGGCTGCCTTTGCCATTTTCTTTCCTGCGGTTACCGGTATCGATGCCGGGGTCGGGATGAGCGGCAGCCTCAAGACCCCGCAGCGCAGCCTGGTGATCGGGACATTTGCCGCTATCGGTGTCACCACCGCGGTATACCTGGGTGTTACCGTGGTATTCGGTTTTGTCGATCCTCAGCTCCTGCTTCCGCGTAACGGTCAGACGGTAACCACCCTGGATCTGTTTTCGCAAACCCCTGTACTACCCCTGGTATTGATGGCCGGTATCCTGCTGGCAACCAGCTCATCGGCGCTGTCCTATTTTCTTACGGCCCCGCGAACCCTGCAGGCCCTGATTGCCGATAACGTGATGCCAAGGCAAACGGGGTTTCTGGGGCGTGATTTCCGTGCCGGCGGCAGTGAGCCGCGTATCGCCGCGCTACTTACCTTCGCCATCACCACCGGGGTTATCTGGTCAGGTGACATCAGTTTCATCTCGATGGTGGTTGGTATCTGCTTTCTGGTGGTGTACGGATGGGTGAACTTTGCTGCCTTCCTGGAGCATATCAGCGGTAACCCGAGTTTTCGCCCCAGCAGTCGTGGTCACTGGCTGATCTCCCTGTACGGTTTTCTGTTATGCCTGGGGATAATCGCCCTGTTCAATATCTGGGTAGGGATTGCCGTGCTGGCATTCCAGGTAACCATCTTCTCGCTTATCCTCAGGTACAAAACCGGCAGCCAGCTTGAAGGGGTGTGGTGGGGCGCCCTGTTTGCCTTGATGCAGTGGCTGTTTGGCCGCATGGGCAAGATTATCCAGGGAACCAAGAACTGGCGACCTATAGTCGGTACTTTTGCTTTCCATGATCGTCCAAACCAGATTGATGGCATGCTGGAGATGGGCAAGCGCCTGGCAGAGTACAAGGGGATTGTGTCGATGCATGTGCTTGCCGACCGTGGCGAGGATGACGCCGAGATCGAGCTGCGTACACCGACTACGGCACATGTGCTGCGCTACAATGGCGACAGCGTAAACACCATGCTTTCCGGTATCATCCAGTCGGTACCTGCTGCCGGTTTTGGTATGAATACCGTGATGCTGCCGGTCGACCCCCGGTTTGATGCCGCCTCGCTGATCGAGTATGCACTGCGGCTGGACAAGCATGTGCTACTGTATAAACCGGCCGGGATGACAGAGGTAGATGGCGTGACGCGCTATAATCGCATCGATGTATGGTGGAAGGGGGCCGAGAATGGCAGCCTTATGGCATTGCTGGCCCATGTTGTGCGGTACAACGACATGAAACGCAAGCAGACACCAAGTCGCATCCGGTTTCTTCGCAAGCTCTGGGGCGAGGAATCCACTGACGAGGCCCGACGCGAGATGCAGGAGCTGCTGAGGGTAGCCCGCCTGGATGGCGAGGTGGTGATAATCGACCAGGATGATCAGCCGATTGCCGCAACCGTGTGCAGCTACAGCAGTGACGCGCGCCTGGTGTTTCTGGGGCTTCCCGGCAAGCCTGCCGAGTCGGGCAAGGCTGCCGGAAGCCTGACCCGATTTTTTAATATAGATCGCAAGATATTTCAGAAAAACTTTGAGCCCTATGCGCAGATGCCCGAGATGCTGTTTGTAAAAGCCGCGCATGTTCTGGATTTGCGGGAATAA
- a CDS encoding TolB family protein produces MRTIITAALALLLITVPVGSGLAARANAAESLFSQPSSPLPAAAHAQTAVGPTPEFQGHLQLETEHTRIIYEPHAAAAALEVAGFADEVFLQVSGLLGYAPPERVPVVITDRTALANGFYSPLPHRITLFVTSPADRFLGSRTESWLRTLYTHELVHYIHLTERIGMPGLLSHVFGHDLTAANVVLMPLWWIEGIAVYAETALEPGGRGDSPLFALRYRAPLVADRMWHRHQLRYASAFPPPDRAYIGGYLLVNYLVERFGEPVIRDINQRFVRFPLGGIGPAIYSVTGESFADLYAGMVDSLAADEPAGSGAIGSPGGERILPHTVGLVQLPFSTRQGAFGYVRSQNSAGEWVEYDIQDGEFHPVRRFPIGRLSDELSISAAPDGKHAVFAQVVHNLSHPAGQTMTPVGYSDIYLLDHSDGSVRQLTHGRRLYQPAIGGDVVVALEMVGQFYRLVQIDPASGEVEPLYQPPGGSLYEPQVSADGDQVLAVRIVGGQSSLVRVDMATRDVEKLLPAGPAGIYRPRFGHDDSVIFSSDRSGRLQLYRIRLDDDTPTVELLLQDVLGVIGGQYHQGYLLYGSYRVEGSTATALPVDRVAAVQVAWLPSGADNRPDSLHTPVSPDHPGNPGRLDIPGNPAEAPPGEYLPAGDLPHRDLQDTARQYRDLPRPGFWLPLPRLYTDGNDTIGMAPGMFWLLQSVLGRHSLQGTLDYHLADAELSIGVEYRQFRAWGSAGISAASRYLQSSGAEQSDELQWLRQNTVGAQVSRVVWSRRRLNWNYAVQGGLAAAYTGYPGGELPQSLAALGRLQYAAAEQAPPAAFFGLRRAGLHAGMRTEAPLDGGQQLRVLPSAGGLIQLPVPWGFQVVRLELDAMFTSYGSLSGALLPRGEPQWESLSAPAKLRGGIWYRLPLGLYDRWIPYGGLAGAGASLFVQSAWYLDSPSQLAWEERLYAGGELALDLRMLLSVGVRPALGVVFRVDPARGGIDPGEDVHLYLDLVL; encoded by the coding sequence ATGAGAACCATCATTACGGCTGCACTTGCGTTGCTGCTGATTACCGTGCCCGTTGGATCCGGGCTGGCAGCCCGGGCTAATGCGGCAGAGAGCCTGTTTTCTCAGCCAAGCTCGCCACTGCCGGCTGCAGCCCATGCGCAGACGGCAGTGGGCCCGACGCCAGAATTCCAGGGGCACCTGCAGCTGGAGACCGAACACACACGGATTATCTACGAACCGCATGCCGCCGCCGCAGCACTGGAGGTGGCCGGTTTTGCCGATGAGGTGTTCCTCCAGGTCTCCGGACTGCTGGGGTATGCCCCGCCCGAGCGGGTGCCGGTGGTTATTACCGACCGCACCGCCCTTGCCAACGGGTTTTACAGCCCGCTGCCCCACCGTATTACCCTGTTCGTTACCAGCCCGGCCGATCGTTTCCTCGGTTCCCGTACCGAAAGCTGGCTGCGTACCCTCTACACCCATGAACTGGTGCACTACATTCATCTTACCGAGCGTATTGGCATGCCCGGCCTGCTTTCGCATGTGTTCGGCCATGATCTGACTGCGGCCAACGTGGTGCTGATGCCGCTGTGGTGGATTGAGGGGATCGCGGTGTATGCGGAAACTGCCCTGGAGCCGGGCGGCAGGGGGGATTCACCGCTGTTTGCCCTTCGCTATCGTGCGCCGCTGGTCGCAGACCGCATGTGGCACCGCCACCAGCTGCGCTATGCATCGGCCTTTCCGCCGCCGGATCGGGCGTACATCGGCGGGTATCTGCTGGTAAACTATCTTGTCGAACGATTCGGTGAGCCGGTAATCCGGGACATCAATCAGCGGTTTGTGCGGTTCCCCCTGGGCGGGATCGGTCCGGCGATCTACTCGGTTACCGGCGAGAGCTTCGCCGATCTCTATGCCGGTATGGTTGATTCCTTGGCCGCCGATGAGCCTGCCGGCAGCGGGGCAATCGGATCCCCCGGAGGAGAGCGGATCCTGCCGCATACAGTGGGTCTGGTTCAGCTGCCCTTCAGTACCCGCCAGGGGGCGTTTGGCTACGTCCGCAGTCAGAACAGCGCCGGTGAATGGGTCGAGTATGATATTCAGGATGGTGAGTTTCACCCGGTGCGCCGCTTTCCGATTGGCCGACTCAGCGATGAGCTGTCCATATCGGCTGCACCCGACGGGAAGCACGCGGTATTTGCCCAGGTTGTTCATAATCTCTCGCATCCGGCCGGGCAGACAATGACACCGGTTGGCTACTCTGATATCTATCTGCTTGATCATAGCGATGGCAGCGTGCGACAGCTAACCCATGGACGGCGACTGTATCAGCCGGCCATCGGCGGGGATGTGGTGGTGGCCCTGGAGATGGTCGGCCAGTTCTACCGGCTGGTGCAGATTGATCCCGCGAGCGGGGAGGTGGAACCGTTGTACCAGCCGCCGGGCGGCAGCCTCTACGAACCCCAGGTGAGCGCCGACGGTGACCAGGTACTGGCAGTGCGAATTGTCGGCGGGCAGAGCTCGCTTGTCCGGGTAGATATGGCCACACGTGATGTCGAGAAGCTCCTGCCGGCAGGGCCGGCCGGGATCTATCGGCCGCGATTCGGACACGACGACTCGGTGATTTTCTCTTCTGACCGCTCCGGCCGCCTGCAGCTGTATCGTATTCGGCTGGATGACGATACACCGACGGTGGAACTGCTGTTGCAGGATGTGCTCGGCGTTATTGGCGGGCAGTACCACCAGGGGTATCTGCTGTACGGAAGCTACCGGGTTGAGGGCAGTACCGCGACTGCCCTCCCGGTTGATAGGGTCGCGGCAGTCCAGGTTGCATGGCTGCCGTCCGGTGCCGATAATCGCCCTGACAGCCTTCACACCCCTGTCAGCCCGGACCACCCGGGCAACCCCGGCAGATTGGACATTCCTGGTAACCCTGCAGAAGCGCCTCCCGGGGAATATCTTCCTGCCGGTGACCTGCCGCACCGTGACCTTCAGGATACCGCCCGTCAGTATCGCGACCTGCCCCGTCCGGGTTTCTGGCTGCCGCTGCCGCGACTGTACACCGACGGGAACGACACCATCGGTATGGCGCCGGGGATGTTCTGGCTGTTGCAGAGCGTTCTGGGTCGGCATTCACTGCAGGGGACCCTGGACTACCATCTTGCCGATGCCGAGTTGAGTATCGGGGTGGAGTACCGCCAGTTCCGGGCCTGGGGGAGCGCCGGGATTTCCGCCGCAAGCCGGTATCTGCAGAGCAGCGGTGCAGAGCAGAGCGACGAATTGCAGTGGCTCCGGCAGAATACCGTGGGGGCACAGGTGTCCCGCGTGGTATGGAGCCGGCGACGCCTGAACTGGAACTATGCCGTGCAGGGAGGGCTTGCTGCAGCCTATACCGGCTATCCCGGCGGCGAGCTGCCGCAGTCGCTGGCAGCCCTGGGCCGGCTGCAGTATGCCGCTGCCGAGCAGGCCCCGCCAGCGGCCTTCTTCGGCTTGCGTCGGGCTGGCCTGCATGCCGGGATGCGTACCGAGGCACCGCTTGATGGCGGGCAGCAGCTGCGTGTGCTGCCATCGGCGGGCGGATTGATCCAGCTGCCGGTGCCCTGGGGATTCCAGGTGGTACGGCTCGAGCTTGATGCGATGTTTACTTCGTACGGCAGCCTGTCCGGTGCCCTGCTGCCGCGCGGCGAACCGCAGTGGGAGAGTCTGTCGGCTCCCGCCAAGCTGCGGGGCGGGATATGGTATCGACTGCCTTTGGGGCTCTATGACCGGTGGATTCCCTATGGCGGGCTGGCAGGTGCCGGGGCAAGCCTGTTCGTGCAGTCGGCCTGGTACCTGGACTCACCATCGCAGCTGGCCTGGGAGGAGAGGCTGTATGCGGGGGGCGAACTGGCGCTGGATCTGCGAATGCTGCTGTCGGTCGGAGTTCGTCCTGCACTGGGGGTGGTGTTTCGGGTGGATCCGGCCCGTGGGGGGATAGATCCGGGGGAGGATGTTCATCTGTATCTGGATCTGGTTCTGTGA
- a CDS encoding ATP-binding protein, with translation MKAVTLPPGFPVRLAGALILAVLGLFGNLLAVDLFFSIDFLLGGIFAMLALLVLGPGWGIAVAAVASLATYSLWQHPYAIVVFTAEAVFVGLLLRRRAAWLFTLDILYWVSLGAAQIFLFYHLVMGIDLQGTVLIALKQGVNGIFNAFVAVVLVLMLQLLYKRRRRPLLGRHHLRAMLQLLVVGFVLIPLLLEVVVTGRDEFSSIENEIAARVQYQLRGSRVLLEQNILSRERQLQRFSRQLHEDFELSQGDQADSAAEWFLAVHSDFVRLEIESAAGYIGGAERSAAGEQPTIGITAGLESPEGQVYRLTGYMQPERIMPAQLPGADGSGLLLLDAHGRVLGSVGDELPEELAARAAGKAGNPGQHLLAPALAPNVSVMDRWRSSYFAAVEPVGQDISTPMYALFYIAAEGYRNRLYASYIRLFSMLAGLLLLSILLASAITQRFFRSLRAINAVARDLPARIAADQEVSWPSSIILEFEEISDNFHQAGSKIRTMFQQQRQLNRELEEARQAAEASSRAKSEFIAGMSHELRTPLNAILGYAQLLRRSESSAEDLDEIGRVISSSGQHLLRLINDILQYAGSNIEEMPLEYRLIHIHDLVKDLELMFQVKARQKGVELITRVDPAIRMQVHLPERAVTQILVNLLNNALQHAASGRVELSAEKLTDGLLFRVHDTGNGIPVEEQERVFQPFYQIGAVQTKHDGIGLGLAICRRLARAFGSDIELVSTPGEGTEFSFRVPLQQPTAAGAAAGGQLPEWLRIALLEEARKGDIAGIEALLEQHVATDPHLQDFSRQVKRLLDSFAVDELVELLQPPTSG, from the coding sequence ATGAAGGCTGTTACGCTTCCGCCAGGGTTTCCCGTACGGCTCGCCGGTGCACTGATTCTGGCAGTGCTGGGCCTGTTCGGCAATCTGCTGGCAGTAGATCTGTTTTTTTCGATTGATTTTCTGCTTGGCGGCATTTTCGCCATGCTTGCCCTGCTGGTACTGGGCCCCGGCTGGGGGATTGCGGTAGCTGCGGTGGCGTCGCTGGCGACCTACAGCCTCTGGCAGCACCCCTACGCGATCGTGGTGTTCACTGCCGAGGCGGTTTTTGTTGGCCTGCTGCTGCGCAGACGTGCGGCCTGGCTGTTTACCCTCGACATTCTTTACTGGGTCAGCCTGGGGGCTGCCCAGATCTTCCTGTTCTATCATCTGGTGATGGGGATCGATCTCCAGGGCACGGTATTGATCGCGCTGAAACAGGGGGTGAACGGGATATTTAATGCCTTTGTTGCGGTCGTGCTGGTACTGATGCTACAGTTGTTATACAAGCGCCGGCGGCGACCATTGCTGGGGCGACATCACCTGCGCGCTATGCTGCAGCTGCTGGTGGTAGGGTTTGTTCTGATTCCCCTGCTGCTGGAGGTGGTGGTAACCGGGCGTGATGAATTCAGCTCAATCGAGAATGAAATAGCCGCACGTGTGCAGTATCAGCTGCGCGGCAGCAGGGTTCTCCTGGAACAGAATATTCTCAGTAGAGAGCGTCAGCTGCAGCGGTTTTCCCGGCAGCTGCATGAGGATTTCGAACTGAGTCAGGGAGATCAGGCCGATAGCGCTGCAGAGTGGTTTCTCGCCGTGCATAGCGACTTCGTGCGACTCGAGATCGAATCAGCCGCGGGCTATATTGGCGGGGCCGAACGCTCAGCTGCCGGGGAACAGCCGACGATCGGGATAACCGCCGGACTGGAATCTCCGGAGGGCCAGGTCTATCGCCTTACCGGATATATGCAACCGGAGCGCATCATGCCGGCACAGCTGCCGGGGGCGGATGGTTCCGGGCTGTTGCTGCTTGATGCCCATGGCCGGGTCCTGGGTTCGGTTGGCGATGAACTCCCGGAGGAGCTGGCTGCCCGGGCCGCCGGCAAGGCCGGCAACCCTGGGCAGCATCTGCTGGCCCCCGCGCTGGCGCCGAATGTGTCGGTCATGGATCGCTGGCGGAGCAGCTATTTCGCCGCAGTGGAGCCCGTCGGTCAGGACATCAGTACGCCAATGTATGCCCTGTTCTACATTGCGGCCGAGGGCTACCGTAACCGCCTGTACGCCAGCTATATCCGCCTGTTTTCCATGCTGGCGGGCCTGCTGCTTTTGAGTATCCTGCTGGCATCGGCGATTACGCAGCGCTTCTTCCGTTCACTGCGTGCGATCAACGCCGTGGCCCGGGACTTGCCGGCAAGGATAGCTGCCGATCAGGAGGTCTCCTGGCCCAGCAGCATTATCCTGGAGTTTGAGGAAATCTCGGATAATTTCCATCAGGCCGGCAGCAAGATTCGCACGATGTTTCAACAGCAGCGACAGCTCAATCGCGAACTGGAAGAGGCGCGACAGGCGGCCGAGGCCTCCAGTCGGGCCAAGAGCGAGTTTATTGCAGGCATGAGCCATGAGTTGCGTACCCCGCTGAATGCGATACTCGGGTACGCTCAGCTGCTGCGGCGCAGTGAATCCTCCGCCGAGGATCTGGACGAGATCGGCAGGGTGATCAGCTCCAGCGGGCAACATCTGCTTCGCCTTATCAATGATATCCTGCAGTATGCCGGCTCGAATATCGAGGAAATGCCGCTGGAGTATCGCCTTATCCACATTCATGACCTGGTCAAGGATCTGGAACTGATGTTTCAGGTAAAGGCGAGGCAGAAAGGAGTGGAACTGATCACCCGGGTGGACCCGGCAATCAGGATGCAGGTGCATCTGCCCGAGCGGGCGGTGACCCAGATACTGGTAAACCTGTTGAATAATGCGCTGCAGCACGCCGCCAGCGGCCGGGTAGAGTTGTCTGCGGAAAAGCTGACGGACGGGCTGCTGTTCCGGGTACATGACACCGGCAACGGCATTCCGGTAGAAGAGCAGGAGCGGGTATTCCAGCCGTTTTACCAGATCGGTGCCGTGCAGACCAAGCATGACGGGATCGGTCTGGGGCTGGCTATCTGCCGGCGGCTGGCGCGGGCCTTTGGCAGTGACATCGAGCTGGTGAGCACCCCTGGAGAGGGCACCGAGTTTTCCTTCCGGGTGCCGCTGCAGCAACCCACGGCAGCGGGTGCTGCAGCCGGCGGGCAGCTGCCGGAATGGCTGCGCATTGCATTGCTGGAAGAGGCCAGAAAAGGCGACATCGCCGGGATCGAGGCCCTGCTGGAGCAACATGTAGCTACAGATCCGCACCTTCAGGATTTCTCCCGGCAGGTTAAGCGACTGCTGGACTCCTTTGCCGTGGATGAGCTGGTCGAGCTGCTGCAGCCGCCTACTTCTGGGTAA